TTATTGCTAATTCTAATTTCTCAATAAGTACTCTGATAATTGTATGTTGTATCGAAGCACACAAGTCTGATTTTTTTGTTTCTAAAGAATTATCACTATTAACTTCTTTTTCAATTAAACGTTTAATATTAGTTTTTAATCCACTAAAACTAAAATTTAAACCTTTTACTTGAGGTTTTGTAAAATGAAAAGCATGTGGATTCCCATTAAATGCGTTTTTTTCAATTTCAGGTCCACCAGGATAGTCTAGTTTTAACATTTTCGCACATTTATCAAATGTCTCACCAGCAGAATCATCCAATGTTTCACCTATTAGTTTAATATTATTTACGTCTTCAACATATACTAATTGCGTATGCCCTCCTGAAACAGTTAGACAAATTAGGGGGAAATCAGGTTCATTGTCAATACAATTTGCTAGTACATGTGCCTCCATATGATTTACTTCAATTAAAGGTTTTTTTAATGCTAATGATAGACTTTTAGCAAATGAGCTACCTACGAGTAATGAACCCATTAGTCCGGGTCCTCTTGTAAAAGCAATCGCATTAATCATGTTTAGAGAAATTTTAGCTTTTTTAAGCGCTAAAATTAAAGTTGGTATTATATTTTTTTGATGCTCTCTAGATGCGATTTCTGGAACAACTCCGCCATATTTTTTGTGAACTATTTGGTTAGACACTATATTTGATAGTATTTTTTTGTTTTTTGAAATTGAGATTGATGTGTCATCACATGATGTTTCAATACCTAAAATAATAATATCTTTATTAACTTTGTTTATCATAATATAATATCATTGAATATAAACCTACAAAAAATATTATTCGCATCTTTATTTTTATTTTTAATAATTATTTTAATTATTAATAATTCTTTTTTTCAAAAAAAAATTATTGAAAATTATTTTAATCAGTTATCTATTGAAAATAACAGTGTTATTAAACTAGATGAGATTCAATATGATTTATTGAGTGGTGGTTTGTATGCAGATTTATCTTTATTTGAAGAGAAAAAAAATGATACTATATTACATGTTCCAAATTTATCTTTTAAGTTATCATTACTTGATGTATTTTTTTCTAAAACTATAGTAATAAATAAAATATTAATTGATTCCCCTAGCTTTAATATATTAGAAAAATCTAAAAATAATAAAAAATCACTTTTCACCTTTCTATCTAAAATTAATTCACTTAATAGAGATATTACTATATCTGAAATTAAGTTTAATAATACTTGTTTGTCAAGTATTTCAACAGGTCAAATGACTTGTTTAGACTTAAAACTTAGTGATGTCAAAATTAATGATATAGATTTTTCTATTCAAAATATTTTAATTAAACATAATGATTTATATATAAATACAGATCTTCTTCTTCGGGACTCCATTCTTTTTTTTCAAATTGATAGTGCTTTAATTAATACTGATGAGAAACTATTTAATTCCTTTAGTTTTAAGGATTCTGTTTTCAATTCTTCTTATATAAATTTTTCTGGTGATTTAAAACTCCTCAATGACTCGATTGACTTTAAAGGGAATTTATTTACAGAAAATAGTAATTTAGATATACATGTCACTAAAAATTACAATGAGATTCGTCTTAATTTTTTAAACATAAAATTGGGCTTGATAGATTTTAATGTCTTACCCAAACATCAAAAATTTTCAAAAAATATAATTTTTCAAGGAAGTTGCGTATTTAATGATTACGCGTCCAATGAGTTTAAAGGATACGGAACTATAAATATGGATTACGGTGAAATCACTTATTTATTTAACAAAGATTCTTTAAAAACAACTAATTTACACGTTGATTTAAAGGATTTTAATTTAGGTGGTTTAATTGATAATGATCTTTTTAGTCTGACTAACTCTCACGCTAAATTTAAGTTTGTTGATAATCACATTGATGATTTTTCATGTAATATATCTAATATATATTATAATGATTACAACTACAAAAATATTGTTTTAAGTGCATATTTAGATAATCAAATTTATAATATTTTTGGAAAAATCTCTGATGATTTGGTTAATGCTCAATTTTCAACATCTTTAAATAAATCTATAGCAAATAATTCGTTCAACTTTTCAGAAATATCAAGTATTGATGGATTAATTAATTATGCAAATTTAAATGCACTAAAATTTCCAGTTAATAGGTCTTTAGATTTTATATCAACAGAATTTGAAGTTAATAATATTAATATAGATAGTTGGAGTTCAAATATTAAACTAAAGAATTTTAAATATAATTTTGATAATCAAATTAAATTCATTGATTATTTTGATTTAACAATTCACGAGAAAAGTTCTAATTCTATGAAACTTAATTTAGTTTCATCAATTGGTAATATTATTATAGATTTTAAAAAGAAAAATAATCATCTTGCAAATTTATATTGTGATGTTAATCTTTCAAAAGCATCTGTTGTTTCAGAAATATTTTCAAATCAATTTCAATTTGATGATATTTTAAATTTGTCTATTTTATATGATGATTTTAATTTATCGCATTTTAATTTAAAATCACCTAAACTAAATTATTTAAATACAAATTTTTATAATGTTAATGTATCATCACATAATAATAATGATTTAAACATTGTTTGTTCGATTGACTCAGTTGTTTTTTCAGATAAATTATCCCTTAATGATTTTTCTTTATTAAGTGATATTACTAATAATAGTAAAGGAAATTATAATCTGACATATTCTGAAGAATTAAATAAAAAGAAAGGGGTCATCAAAGGAAATTTTGATATTTATGACAGTAATTTGGTGTTTTATTTTGATAAAAACTCTTTTATTAATTTTTCCAATAAGTCCTGGTTTATAGATTCGTTGTCTCAAGTTATATTAGATAAAAAAGGATTAGAGTTTAAGGATTTTTCAATTAACTTAAATCAGGAATCTTTGATTGTAGATGGTTTTTTAAATAAACAATCAAATTTAAATTTTTCATTTCAAAAATTTGCATTACATCATCTTAACCCCTTTTTGCCCAATTCTAACATGAGTTTTGATGGTTTGGTTCATGGAAATATTTTTTATAATAAATCTTATTTTCCAAGTTTAGTCGGCAACTTCGAGGTTGATGAGTTTACATTTAATAATGTAAATCTAGGGACATTAAATTTAAATAATTCTTTTAATGAAAAAAATGATTCATTATACTCTTATGGAACTATTAGTAATAAGGAAAATATTATGAGTTTTGATGCTCAATATCCTTTTGATGGAACTAATTATATTAATGCAGAAATTAATTTTAATAATTTCCCAATAGATGTTTTAGACGATTTACTAAATCCAATTTCTAATTTATCAGGGAATACAAATGGTAATATTCGTGTAAATGGTATTATTGATAATTATATTTTATCAGGAAGTACAAAAACCAATAATTTAAATTTTAATGTACCTTATTTACAACAAACTTATTTTAATGATTATGATACATTAGAGACTTATTTCACAAATGATTCTATTATTATCCAAGAATTTTCCTTTTTCGACATTCAGTATCAAACAGAGGCAGTTTTAAATGGTACTATTGAACATAAAGCTCTAAGAGATATGGAATATCAATTGTCTATTAAGACTGATAGTTTATTTACTTTTAATACGTCTAAGTTTGATAATAACAATTATTATGGCAGAGGATTTTTAGCAGGTAACATGATGATTAATGGTAATAATAATAATACAACATTAAATATTGATGCAGAAGCTAAAGATGGTTCAGTTGTTATGATTCCATTATCAAAATCTAGAAATATTAGAGATAATCAGTTTATAAAATTTTTAAATAATGAGCTCATTCAAGATGAGCAAGTTATTGTTGATGAAAAATCAAAATTTAATATGAATTTTAATTTAGATATTAAAAATAACTCACAAATTCAGTTAATTTTTGATGAAGAAATTGGTGATTTAATTAAGGGTTACGGTCAGGGAAGTTTATATTTAAAAATTAACGATCTTGGAGATCTAGAGGTTTTTGGAGATTTTATTATTGAAGAAGGTAATTATTTATTTACTCTTCAAGATGTGATTACTAAAAGTTTTCAAATCAATGATGGAGGATTAATTAGATTTAATGGTCATCCTCATAATGCTAAAATTGATTTAGATGTTTTATATAATGTTCAAGCGTCATTAAATCCTTTGAATTTAAATTATGATCGTCAAGTTAAATCCCCTGTAATTTGTGGTATGAAAATGTCTCAAGATTTATTGAATCCGGATATTGAATTTTTTATTGATATTCCAAATTCTGATCAAATTATAGAAACTTCCTTGGAAACTTTAACTAATACAGATCAAAAGTTATTAGAACAGTTTTTGTATTTGTTACTTGCAAATAGCTTTTTAATAGAAAATGACCCTAGTATAGATTATTTAGGAAATACTTTAGCTACAACAGGGACAGAATTATTATCTAATCAACTTTCTAATTGGTTATCACAAACAACCGATGCTTTTGACTTAGGATTTAAATGGGTTCCAGGAACTGGAGATTCATTAAGTTATCAACAAGTTGAACTAGCAGTTAGTAAAAAGTTTTTAGATGATAGGGTAGTAGTTAATGGTAATGTTGGTACACCCCCAGAACAATCTCAAGCTGATATTATTGGTGATTTAGATATTGAGTATAATTTCTTTAAAGACGGTAGACTTAAATTAAGAGTTTTTAATCGAGCTGAAAATTATGACCCTTTGTCCGAGTCACTAGGATATGAACAAGGATTTGGCATATTCTTTAAAAAACAATTTAATAGTTTTAGGGAGTTATTTCGACGAAACAAAAGGGAGAAAAATTAATTTTTTATAATCTATGCTGCATTTTATCTTTTTTTGTTTTTAAATATTTTTCATTATGTTCATTTTTACATGTTATTAAAGGCACATTTTCAATAATTTTAAGCCCATATGAGATTAGTCCTGTACGTTTTTTAGGGTTATTCGTTAGTAACTTTAGTTTAGCTATGCCTAAATCTCTAAGTATTTGGGCACCAACTCCATAATCTCTTTCATCCATTTTAAAACCTAATTGAATATTAGCCTCCACAGTATCAAGCCCTTTTTCTTGTAATTTATATGACTTTAATTTATTAAGCAACCCAATACCTCTACCTTCCTGATTCATGTATAAAACAACGCCCTTTCCTTCTTTTTGAATCATTTCAAGTGCTAAAGATAATTGGTCACCACAATCACACCTTAATGAGCCTAGAATATCTCCAGTGAAACATGATGAGTGTACTCTAGTTAAAATTACTTCATCATATTCCCACTTTCCTTTTACTATCGCTAAATGTTCTTCTCCAGTATTAATTTGTTTGTATGCAATCAGTTTAAA
The window above is part of the Flavobacteriales bacterium TMED191 genome. Proteins encoded here:
- the tsaD gene encoding tRNA (adenosine(37)-N6)-threonylcarbamoyltransferase complex transferase subunit TsaD, with the protein product MINKVNKDIIILGIETSCDDTSISISKNKKILSNIVSNQIVHKKYGGVVPEIASREHQKNIIPTLILALKKAKISLNMINAIAFTRGPGLMGSLLVGSSFAKSLSLALKKPLIEVNHMEAHVLANCIDNEPDFPLICLTVSGGHTQLVYVEDVNNIKLIGETLDDSAGETFDKCAKMLKLDYPGGPEIEKNAFNGNPHAFHFTKPQVKGLNFSFSGLKTNIKRLIEKEVNSDNSLETKKSDLCASIQHTIIRVLIEKLELAIKKFNVKNIAISGGVAANQSFRNEILLLKKRYKVYIYIPKKEYSTDNGAMIAIAGHYKYQMKDFTNLKVDIKPRYRLETY